One stretch of Streptomyces sp. NBC_00443 DNA includes these proteins:
- a CDS encoding PH domain-containing protein, giving the protein MALFGNAHTIDQGQAQQDYARLLGHGEQVHAAYLLIRDTILFTDRRLILVDKQGITGKKVEYHSIPYRSITHFAVETAGTFDLDAELKIWLSGSATPVQKTFTKGVDIYEVQAILTQFVAK; this is encoded by the coding sequence ATGGCACTCTTCGGGAACGCGCACACCATCGACCAGGGGCAGGCGCAGCAGGACTACGCACGTCTGCTGGGCCACGGTGAGCAGGTGCACGCGGCGTACCTGCTGATACGGGACACCATCCTGTTCACCGACCGCCGTCTGATCCTGGTCGACAAGCAGGGCATCACCGGCAAGAAGGTGGAGTACCACTCGATCCCGTACCGCAGCATCACGCACTTCGCGGTGGAGACGGCGGGCACCTTCGACCTGGACGCCGAGCTGAAGATCTGGCTCTCGGGGTCGGCGACGCCGGTCCAGAAGACGTTCACCAAGGGTGTCGACATCTACGAGGTGCAGGCGATCCTGACGCAGTTCGTGGCGAAGTAG
- a CDS encoding AI-2E family transporter translates to MQAPTPLLPDPVRRLAAWCVVVLLVAGVVYVGIRLAVEFSTAVVPVLLAMLGTALLEPLYRRLVKAKVNRSVAAGLTCVAVVAVVGGAVYIVVAAIVDSGDEIVASLKQAGRDLTGHFGAAGTSLDDLASNARELLAKFGGTAASGVISGVSVVGETIAIAVLALLLVFFFLRDSDRAADALRAVVPAGSGDLAEAMARRAFRAVEGFMRGTTLIALIDALCITVGLLILDVPGAVGLGALVFVGAYIPYLGAFISGGVAVLVALADRGFVIALWVLGVVLAVQALEGHVLQPAIQSRTVQMHPAVVMVTITAGASVAGILGMLLSVPLTAAATGVVHELRERYGDSERSEPAAPPDPSVPPDPAEPPAPSDS, encoded by the coding sequence GTGCAGGCCCCCACCCCGCTGCTCCCCGATCCCGTCCGGCGGCTCGCCGCCTGGTGCGTCGTCGTGTTGCTCGTCGCCGGGGTCGTCTACGTCGGGATCCGGCTGGCCGTGGAGTTCAGTACGGCCGTGGTGCCCGTGCTGCTCGCCATGCTGGGAACGGCGCTGCTCGAACCGTTGTACCGGCGGCTGGTGAAGGCCAAGGTGAACCGGTCGGTCGCCGCCGGGCTCACCTGCGTCGCCGTGGTGGCCGTCGTCGGCGGGGCGGTCTACATCGTCGTCGCCGCGATCGTGGACAGCGGCGACGAGATCGTCGCCTCGCTCAAGCAGGCGGGCCGGGACCTCACAGGCCACTTCGGGGCCGCCGGGACCTCGCTGGACGATCTCGCGTCCAACGCCAGGGAGTTGCTCGCCAAGTTCGGCGGGACGGCCGCCTCCGGAGTCATCAGCGGGGTCAGTGTCGTGGGCGAGACCATCGCCATCGCGGTGCTCGCGCTGCTGCTCGTCTTCTTCTTCCTGCGGGACTCCGACCGGGCCGCCGACGCGCTGCGGGCCGTGGTCCCGGCCGGGAGCGGCGACCTCGCGGAGGCCATGGCCAGGCGGGCCTTCCGGGCCGTGGAGGGGTTCATGCGGGGGACCACCCTCATCGCCCTCATCGACGCCCTGTGCATCACCGTCGGACTGCTGATCCTCGACGTCCCGGGCGCGGTCGGGCTCGGCGCGCTCGTCTTCGTCGGGGCCTATATCCCCTACCTCGGCGCCTTCATCTCAGGCGGGGTCGCCGTGCTGGTCGCGCTCGCCGACCGGGGGTTCGTCATCGCGCTGTGGGTGCTCGGCGTGGTGCTCGCCGTGCAGGCGCTGGAGGGGCATGTGCTCCAGCCCGCGATCCAGAGCCGGACCGTCCAGATGCACCCGGCCGTCGTCATGGTGACGATCACCGCGGGGGCCTCCGTGGCCGGCATCCTCGGCATGCTGCTCTCCGTGCCGCTCACCGCAGCCGCCACCGGAGTCGTGCACGAACTGAGAGAGCGCTACGGCGACTCGGAGCGCTCCGAACCGGCGGCGCCTCCCGACCCGTCCGTGCCCCCCGACCCGGCCGAGCCCCCGGCGCCCTCGGACTCGTAG
- the aspS gene encoding aspartate--tRNA ligase, giving the protein MHRYRSHTCGELRSSDVGTDVRLSGWLHNRRDLGGILFIDLRDHYGITQLVARPGTPAYEALDKLSKESTVRVDGKVVSRGTENINSELPTGEIEVEVGEVELLGAAAPLPFTINTEDGVNEERRLEYRFLDLRRERMHRNILLRTSVISAIRHKMTALGFNEMATPILSATSPEGARDFVVPSRLNPGKFYALPQAPQQFKQLLMISGFDRYFQIAPCFRDEDARADRSPGEFYQLDVEMSFVEQEDVFQPIEQLMTELFEEFGGGRHVTSPFPRIPFREAMLKYGSDKPDLRAQLELVDITDVFEGSEFKAFAGKHVRALPVSDVSAQPRKFFDQLGDFAVSQGAKGLAWVRVAEDGSLTGPIAKFLTEENVKVLTERLGLEAGHAVFFGAGEFDEVSKIMGAVRVEAAKRAGHFEEGVFRFCWIVDFPMYEKDEETGAIDFSHNPFSMPQGGLEALENQDPLDILGWQYDIVCNGVELSSGAIRNHEPEIMLKAFEIAGYDRDTVEEKFAGMLRAFRFGAPPHGGIAPGVDRIVMLLADEPNIRETIAFPLNGNAQDLMMGAPTELEEARLKELHLTVRKPQPK; this is encoded by the coding sequence ATGCATCGGTACAGGTCCCACACCTGCGGCGAGCTCCGCTCCTCTGACGTCGGCACCGACGTCCGACTGAGTGGCTGGCTGCACAATCGGCGCGACCTGGGCGGCATCCTCTTCATCGATCTGCGCGACCACTACGGCATCACGCAGCTCGTGGCCCGTCCCGGCACGCCCGCGTACGAGGCCCTGGACAAGCTGTCCAAGGAGTCCACGGTCCGCGTCGACGGCAAGGTCGTCTCCCGTGGCACCGAGAACATCAACTCCGAGCTGCCCACCGGTGAGATCGAGGTCGAGGTCGGCGAGGTCGAGCTGCTCGGCGCGGCCGCCCCGCTCCCCTTCACCATCAACACCGAGGACGGGGTCAACGAGGAGCGGCGCCTGGAGTACCGCTTCCTGGACCTGCGCCGCGAGCGCATGCACCGCAACATCCTGCTGCGTACGTCGGTCATCTCGGCGATCCGCCACAAGATGACGGCGCTGGGCTTCAACGAGATGGCGACGCCGATCCTGTCCGCGACCTCCCCCGAGGGCGCCCGCGACTTCGTCGTCCCCTCCCGTCTGAACCCGGGCAAGTTCTACGCCCTGCCGCAGGCGCCGCAGCAGTTCAAGCAGCTGCTGATGATCTCCGGCTTCGACCGCTACTTCCAGATCGCGCCCTGCTTCCGTGACGAGGACGCCCGCGCGGACCGCTCGCCGGGCGAGTTCTACCAGCTCGACGTCGAGATGAGCTTCGTCGAGCAGGAGGACGTCTTCCAGCCGATCGAGCAGCTGATGACCGAGCTCTTCGAGGAGTTCGGCGGCGGCCGCCACGTCACCTCGCCGTTCCCGCGGATCCCGTTCCGCGAGGCGATGCTGAAGTACGGCTCGGACAAGCCGGACCTGCGCGCGCAGCTGGAGCTCGTCGACATCACCGACGTGTTCGAGGGCTCGGAGTTCAAGGCGTTCGCCGGCAAGCACGTGCGTGCGCTGCCGGTGTCGGACGTCTCCGCGCAGCCCCGCAAGTTCTTCGACCAGCTCGGTGACTTCGCCGTCTCGCAGGGCGCCAAGGGCCTGGCCTGGGTCCGTGTCGCGGAGGACGGCTCGCTGACCGGCCCGATCGCCAAGTTCCTCACCGAGGAGAACGTCAAGGTCCTCACCGAGCGCCTCGGTCTGGAGGCCGGCCACGCCGTGTTCTTCGGCGCGGGCGAGTTCGACGAGGTCTCGAAGATCATGGGCGCGGTGCGGGTCGAGGCCGCCAAGCGTGCCGGGCACTTCGAGGAGGGCGTCTTCCGGTTCTGCTGGATCGTCGACTTCCCGATGTACGAGAAGGACGAGGAGACCGGCGCCATCGACTTCTCGCACAACCCGTTCTCCATGCCGCAGGGTGGCCTGGAGGCCCTGGAGAACCAGGACCCGCTGGACATCCTGGGCTGGCAGTACGACATCGTCTGCAACGGCGTCGAGCTGTCCTCCGGCGCGATCCGGAACCACGAGCCCGAGATCATGCTCAAGGCCTTCGAGATCGCCGGTTACGACCGCGACACCGTCGAGGAGAAGTTCGCCGGCATGCTGCGCGCGTTCCGCTTCGGCGCCCCGCCGCACGGCGGCATCGCCCCCGGCGTCGACCGCATCGTCATGCTGCTCGCCGACGAGCCGAACATCCGCGAGACGATCGCCTTCCCGCTCAACGGCAACGCCCAGGACCTGATGATGGGCGCGCCGACGGAGCTGGAGGAGGCGCGGCTGAAGGAGCTGCACCTGACGGTGCGCAAGCCGCAGCCGAAGTAG
- the metG gene encoding methionine--tRNA ligase: protein MTYYVTTPIYYVNDAPHLGHAYTTVAADVLARWHRRRGEDVWFLTGTDEHGQKILRTAEANGVPPQVWADRLAEESWKPLWQHLEISHDDFIRTTEKRHTDRVQELFQDLYDNGRIRKGSYEGPYCVACEEYKLPGELIEAADGTLLCAIHKRPVDLLKEENYFFKLSEYGERLLAHYEANPGFIQPESARNEVVNFVRGGLQDLSISRSTFDWGVRVPWDDAHVIYVWADALLNYATAVGYNENPEKFESTFPADVHLVGKDILRFHAVIWPAMLMANGLPLPGRIAANGWLLVGGEKMSKSNLTGIKPQDLTSHFGVDAYRWYFLRAIAFGQDGSFSWEDFSARYTSELANDYGNLASRVAAMVGRYFGGTLPASTAHGEAEQTVQEGLARAVAEADRRIGDELDFQGGILAVFDFVKQVNGYLTEQEPWKVARTAFDHAADAAGSPDGRARLATILYTAAESLRAIAVLLAPIMPDTSAKLWDSLGAEASLGRLQDQRIQEAADWGRLPAGTTVTKGAVLFPRLEEPPTTT from the coding sequence ATGACGTACTACGTCACGACCCCGATCTACTACGTCAACGACGCCCCGCACCTGGGCCACGCCTACACCACGGTGGCGGCCGACGTCCTCGCCCGCTGGCACCGGCGGCGGGGCGAGGACGTGTGGTTCCTCACGGGGACCGACGAGCACGGCCAGAAGATCCTGCGGACCGCCGAGGCGAACGGCGTGCCGCCGCAGGTCTGGGCCGACCGGCTGGCCGAGGAGTCCTGGAAGCCGCTCTGGCAGCACCTGGAGATCTCCCACGACGACTTCATCCGTACGACGGAGAAACGGCACACGGACCGGGTGCAGGAGCTCTTCCAGGACCTGTACGACAACGGCCGTATCCGCAAGGGGAGTTACGAGGGCCCGTACTGCGTGGCGTGCGAGGAGTACAAGCTCCCCGGCGAGCTGATCGAGGCGGCGGACGGCACTCTGCTCTGTGCGATCCACAAGCGCCCGGTGGATCTCCTCAAGGAGGAGAACTACTTCTTCAAGCTCAGCGAGTACGGAGAGCGCCTCCTCGCCCACTACGAGGCCAACCCCGGCTTCATCCAGCCGGAGTCGGCCCGCAACGAGGTGGTGAACTTCGTCCGGGGCGGCCTTCAGGACCTCTCCATCTCCCGCTCGACGTTCGACTGGGGGGTCAGGGTGCCCTGGGACGACGCCCACGTCATCTACGTCTGGGCGGACGCCCTCCTCAACTACGCGACCGCCGTCGGCTACAACGAGAACCCCGAGAAGTTCGAGTCGACCTTCCCGGCCGACGTCCACCTCGTCGGCAAGGACATCCTCCGCTTCCACGCGGTCATCTGGCCGGCCATGCTGATGGCGAACGGTCTGCCGCTGCCGGGCCGGATCGCGGCCAACGGCTGGCTGCTCGTCGGCGGCGAGAAGATGAGCAAGTCCAACCTGACCGGCATCAAGCCACAGGACCTGACCTCGCACTTCGGCGTGGACGCGTACCGCTGGTACTTCCTGCGCGCGATCGCCTTCGGCCAGGACGGCTCGTTCTCCTGGGAGGACTTCTCCGCCCGCTACACCAGCGAGCTGGCGAACGACTACGGCAACCTCGCCTCCCGGGTGGCGGCCATGGTCGGCAGGTACTTCGGCGGCACGCTGCCCGCGTCGACGGCCCACGGCGAGGCCGAGCAGACCGTCCAGGAGGGGCTCGCCCGGGCCGTCGCGGAGGCCGACCGCAGGATCGGCGACGAGCTGGACTTCCAGGGCGGCATCCTGGCGGTCTTCGACTTCGTGAAGCAGGTCAACGGCTATCTGACCGAGCAGGAGCCCTGGAAGGTCGCCAGGACCGCATTTGATCATGCTGCTGACGCAGCGGGCTCACCGGACGGCCGGGCCCGTCTCGCGACCATCCTCTACACGGCCGCGGAGTCCCTGCGCGCGATCGCGGTGCTCCTGGCCCCGATCATGCCGGACACCTCCGCCAAGCTCTGGGACTCCCTGGGCGCGGAGGCCTCCCTGGGCCGCCTCCAGGACCAGAGGATCCAGGAGGCGGCCGACTGGGGGAGGCTCCCCGCCGGTACGACGGTCACCAAGGGTGCGGTGCTGTTCCCGCGGCTGGAAGAGCCGCCGACGACTACTTGA
- the metG gene encoding methionine--tRNA ligase: MARHLITSALPYINGIKHLGNMVGSMLPADVYSRYLRQRGHDVLYICATDEHGTPAELAAKEQGLPVADFCAQAHDAQKAVYDGFALAFDYFGRSSSPQNVEITQHFARKLHENGFIEERAIRQVYSPTDGRFLPDRYVEGTCPHCGYDKARGDQCENCTRVLDPTDLIDPRSAISGSTDLEVRETKHLFLLQSKLQSEVMEWVARHDGVWPHLASSIAHKWLTEGLHDRAITRDLDWGVPVPADTWPELAAEGKVFYVWFDAPIEYIGATKEWSDLDPSTRDWKSWWYDVDTDVRYTEFMAKDNVPFHTVMFPATELGIREPWKKVDFVKAFNWLTYYGGKFSTSQKRGVFTDQALEILPADYWRYFLIANAPESDDSSFTWEHFTATVNKDLADTLGNFVNRVLSFSKKRFGEEVPAGAEAGEAEAKLGEQIAELLAEYEQHMETLQFRKAAAALRALWSAGNSYLEEKAPWLEIKTDKDGAALTLRTAMNLIHLYAVVSEPFIPSSAAAMRQAFALKDDTATWVSAEEARSLAAVPAGTPFTVPPVLFAKLTDEDLAAYKDRFGGEGA, encoded by the coding sequence ATGGCTCGACACCTCATCACCAGCGCCCTTCCGTACATCAACGGAATCAAGCACCTGGGCAACATGGTGGGGTCCATGCTCCCGGCGGACGTGTACTCCCGGTACCTCCGCCAGCGCGGCCACGACGTCCTCTACATCTGCGCGACGGACGAGCACGGCACCCCGGCCGAGCTGGCCGCCAAGGAGCAGGGCCTCCCCGTGGCGGACTTCTGCGCCCAGGCGCACGACGCCCAGAAGGCGGTCTACGACGGCTTCGCGCTGGCCTTCGACTACTTCGGCCGGAGTTCCTCCCCGCAGAACGTCGAGATCACCCAGCACTTCGCCCGCAAGCTGCACGAGAACGGCTTCATCGAGGAGCGGGCGATCCGCCAGGTGTACAGCCCCACCGACGGCCGCTTCCTCCCGGACCGCTACGTCGAGGGCACCTGCCCCCACTGCGGCTACGACAAGGCCCGCGGCGACCAGTGCGAGAACTGCACCCGCGTACTCGACCCCACCGACCTGATCGACCCGCGCTCGGCGATCTCCGGCTCCACGGACCTTGAGGTCCGCGAGACCAAGCACCTCTTCCTCCTCCAGTCCAAGCTGCAGAGCGAGGTCATGGAGTGGGTCGCCCGCCACGACGGCGTCTGGCCGCACCTGGCGTCCTCCATCGCCCACAAGTGGCTGACCGAGGGCCTGCACGACCGTGCGATCACCCGTGACCTGGACTGGGGCGTCCCGGTCCCGGCCGACACCTGGCCGGAGCTGGCGGCCGAGGGCAAGGTCTTCTACGTCTGGTTCGACGCCCCGATCGAGTACATCGGCGCGACGAAGGAGTGGTCGGACCTCGACCCGTCGACGCGTGACTGGAAGTCGTGGTGGTACGACGTCGACACCGACGTCCGCTACACGGAGTTCATGGCGAAGGACAACGTCCCGTTCCACACGGTGATGTTCCCGGCCACCGAGCTCGGCATCCGCGAGCCCTGGAAGAAGGTCGACTTCGTCAAGGCCTTCAACTGGCTGACGTACTACGGCGGAAAGTTCTCCACCTCGCAGAAGCGCGGCGTCTTCACCGACCAGGCCCTGGAGATCCTCCCCGCCGACTACTGGCGCTACTTCCTGATCGCCAACGCTCCCGAGTCGGACGACTCGTCCTTCACCTGGGAGCACTTCACGGCCACGGTCAACAAGGACCTGGCCGACACCCTCGGCAACTTCGTCAACCGCGTCCTGTCCTTCTCCAAGAAGCGCTTCGGCGAGGAGGTCCCGGCGGGCGCCGAGGCGGGCGAGGCGGAGGCGAAGCTGGGCGAGCAGATCGCCGAGCTCCTCGCCGAGTACGAGCAGCACATGGAGACCCTCCAGTTCCGCAAGGCGGCCGCCGCCCTGCGCGCCCTGTGGTCCGCGGGCAACTCCTACCTGGAGGAGAAGGCCCCCTGGCTGGAGATCAAGACCGACAAGGACGGCGCCGCCCTCACCCTCCGTACCGCGATGAACCTGATCCACCTGTACGCGGTGGTCTCGGAGCCGTTCATCCCGTCGTCGGCGGCCGCCATGCGCCAGGCCTTCGCCCTGAAGGACGACACGGCGACCTGGGTGAGCGCCGAGGAGGCCAGGTCCCTCGCGGCCGTCCCCGCCGGCACCCCCTTCACCGTCCCCCCGGTCCTCTTCGCCAAGCTCACGGACGAGGACCTGGCGGCGTACAAGGACCGCTTCGGCGGCGAAGGCGCCTGA
- a CDS encoding nucleotidyl transferase AbiEii/AbiGii toxin family protein: protein MIPQPRHLLTDVLALGARYPLVLAGEYAVRAHGLTSRESVQGPLEVATESPEPMDRIAADMLRGLTELGWWVRPLETDPLSARLLVTAPDAGDDLTGGHAEEHTLDLLKETLWHPPVTTGLGPALSLEDLIGTKVRALTDRGTARDLIDVYAAAAHWSFPDLEEQGRRHAWDEFDPADLQSRLEATELLDDRTFTARDLTAESVAALRQWVRAWADDIAERLLEEEALRPPAEDG, encoded by the coding sequence ATGATCCCGCAGCCCCGCCACCTCCTGACCGACGTCCTCGCCCTGGGCGCCCGCTATCCCCTCGTCCTGGCCGGCGAGTACGCGGTCCGGGCGCACGGTCTTACGTCGCGGGAGTCGGTGCAGGGGCCGCTGGAGGTGGCGACGGAGTCGCCCGAGCCCATGGACCGGATCGCCGCCGACATGCTGCGCGGCCTGACCGAACTCGGCTGGTGGGTACGCCCCCTGGAGACCGACCCGCTCTCCGCCCGACTGCTCGTCACCGCCCCGGACGCCGGTGACGACCTCACGGGAGGCCATGCCGAGGAGCACACGCTCGACCTCCTGAAGGAGACTCTCTGGCACCCGCCGGTCACCACCGGCCTCGGCCCGGCCCTCTCCCTGGAAGACCTCATCGGCACCAAGGTCCGCGCCCTGACCGACCGCGGCACCGCACGCGACCTGATCGACGTCTACGCCGCCGCGGCCCACTGGAGCTTCCCCGACCTGGAGGAACAGGGCCGCCGCCACGCCTGGGACGAGTTCGACCCGGCCGACCTCCAGTCCCGCCTGGAGGCGACTGAGCTGCTGGACGACCGGACGTTCACCGCCCGGGACCTCACCGCGGAGTCGGTGGCAGCGCTGCGCCAGTGGGTCCGGGCATGGGCCGACGACATCGCCGAACGCCTCCTGGAGGAGGAAGCGCTCAGGCCACCGGCGGAGGACGGGTGA
- a CDS encoding pectate lyase family protein, which translates to MASDSPRPVQRPSHRRSLRRRRTVIATAALAAAGVGAGVLVVNASADAVDLYHQPLPAKDGWAASGSGTTGGSKAGSAHVYTVSTRAQLVKALGSVSDTTPRIIKVKGTIDAGTSDVGKKLTCADYASGTGYSLTAYLKAYDPATYGKKAPSGTQENARKAAAEKQKKNIVFRVPANTTLIGIPGTNAGIAGGSLQVQNVKNVIVRNLTFSATEDCFPQWDPTDGSAGEWNSAYDSVTLRGATNVWADHNTFTDAPVFDKSLKTYFGRKYQIHDGALDITGGSDLVTVERNVFSNHDKTMLIGSSDTDSTGKLRVTIHHNVWKGIVQRAPLARIGQIHLYNNLYDTTTLNGYAPKYSIDSRAKAQVVAEHNAWKLPSGAKAAKLLSGDGTGSIAGGGNLVNGTATDIVAAYNAASSKKIKTTVNWKPALTAGLQTSAKNLANELATTTGAGVLK; encoded by the coding sequence GTGGCATCCGATTCCCCCCGCCCCGTCCAGCGCCCCTCCCACCGCCGTTCCCTGCGTCGGCGCCGCACCGTCATCGCCACCGCCGCACTCGCGGCCGCCGGTGTCGGTGCCGGTGTCCTTGTGGTGAACGCGAGTGCCGACGCAGTCGACCTGTACCACCAGCCCCTGCCCGCGAAGGACGGGTGGGCGGCCTCCGGCTCCGGTACGACGGGCGGCTCGAAGGCCGGTTCCGCGCACGTGTACACCGTCAGCACCCGTGCGCAGCTGGTGAAGGCGCTGGGCTCGGTCTCCGACACCACGCCCCGGATCATCAAGGTCAAGGGCACCATCGACGCCGGCACCAGCGACGTCGGCAAGAAGCTGACCTGCGCCGACTACGCCTCCGGTACCGGCTACTCGCTCACCGCCTACCTCAAGGCCTACGACCCGGCGACGTACGGCAAGAAGGCGCCGTCGGGCACGCAGGAGAACGCCCGCAAGGCCGCCGCGGAGAAGCAGAAGAAGAACATCGTCTTCCGGGTGCCCGCCAACACCACGCTCATCGGCATCCCGGGCACGAACGCCGGCATCGCGGGCGGCAGCCTCCAGGTGCAGAACGTGAAGAACGTCATCGTCCGCAACCTCACGTTCTCCGCCACCGAGGACTGCTTCCCGCAGTGGGACCCGACGGACGGCTCGGCGGGCGAGTGGAACTCGGCCTACGACTCCGTGACCCTGCGCGGCGCGACGAACGTCTGGGCCGACCACAACACGTTCACGGACGCGCCGGTCTTCGACAAGTCGCTGAAGACGTACTTCGGCCGCAAGTACCAGATCCACGACGGCGCCCTCGACATCACAGGCGGCTCCGACCTGGTGACCGTCGAGCGCAACGTCTTCAGCAACCACGACAAGACGATGCTGATCGGCAGCAGCGACACCGACAGCACCGGCAAGCTGCGGGTCACCATCCACCACAACGTGTGGAAGGGGATCGTGCAGCGGGCGCCCCTGGCCCGCATCGGCCAGATCCACCTCTACAACAACCTCTACGACACGACCACGCTCAACGGCTACGCGCCGAAGTACAGCATCGACTCCCGCGCCAAGGCCCAGGTCGTCGCCGAGCACAACGCCTGGAAGCTCCCGTCCGGCGCCAAGGCGGCCAAGCTGCTGAGCGGCGACGGCACCGGCTCGATCGCGGGCGGCGGCAACCTCGTCAACGGCACCGCGACCGACATCGTGGCCGCCTACAACGCCGCGAGCTCGAAGAAGATCAAGACGACGGTGAACTGGAAGCCGGCGCTCACGGCGGGTCTGCAGACGTCGGCGAAGAACCTCGCGAACGAACTGGCGACGACGACGGGCGCCGGGGTCCTCAAGTAG
- a CDS encoding MFS transporter, translated as MSEVVIPDAERRAVGKFLRRMLPILVLMLLVNQMDRTNVGFVQDELRADVGVSATAYGLGAGLFFIGYALFEVPSNMLLERFGARVWLTRIMITWGAVIVAMCFIHNVWMFYGLRFLLGVAEAGFFPGVLLYFTQWLPDSSRGRASAIFLGGSATAYIVTGPITGALLELHGVGGFAGWRWMFALEGLLSIVVGFIAGFFLVSRIEDARWLTRDEKDALGAAVARDEEARSRAPKVSRLRLLFHKQVAVLTTVFFAMALTGYAITFWLPSLVEEIGGLSPFQVGLLSAIPWICAVIAMYTVSHFTDGTPDRRPYLAIALVLSALGTFLATLGSPWFGLAAITLAAVGGKCAATLFWPMAQSGLDLKIAAPGLAVVNSLGNLGGFVSPTLFGYLKDSTGSTNGGLYTLSAASLLAVLGVAFIRRNGAATTAATGTTGTTDGVEAADRADKADEPDAAQGKVTSREAR; from the coding sequence ATGTCGGAAGTCGTGATACCCGACGCCGAACGCCGTGCCGTCGGTAAGTTCCTGCGCCGGATGCTGCCGATCCTCGTCCTGATGCTGCTGGTCAACCAGATGGACCGGACGAACGTCGGCTTCGTCCAGGACGAGCTGCGGGCCGACGTCGGGGTGAGCGCCACCGCGTACGGGCTCGGCGCCGGCCTCTTCTTCATCGGGTACGCGTTGTTCGAGGTGCCGAGCAACATGCTGCTGGAGCGCTTCGGTGCCCGGGTCTGGCTGACCCGCATCATGATCACCTGGGGTGCGGTGATCGTGGCGATGTGCTTCATCCACAACGTGTGGATGTTCTACGGCCTGCGCTTCCTTCTCGGAGTCGCGGAGGCAGGCTTCTTCCCCGGGGTCCTCCTCTACTTCACCCAGTGGCTGCCGGACTCCAGCCGCGGTCGGGCAAGCGCTATCTTTTTGGGCGGCTCCGCCACGGCGTACATCGTGACCGGGCCGATCACGGGCGCCCTGCTCGAACTGCACGGCGTCGGCGGATTCGCCGGGTGGCGCTGGATGTTCGCGCTCGAAGGACTGCTCTCGATCGTCGTCGGCTTCATCGCCGGGTTCTTCCTCGTCTCCCGCATCGAGGACGCCCGCTGGCTCACCCGGGACGAGAAGGACGCGCTGGGCGCGGCGGTCGCCCGTGACGAGGAGGCCCGCAGCCGCGCCCCGAAGGTGTCGCGTCTCAGGCTTCTGTTCCACAAGCAGGTCGCCGTGCTGACCACGGTCTTCTTCGCCATGGCGCTCACCGGCTACGCCATCACCTTCTGGCTGCCGAGTCTGGTCGAGGAGATCGGCGGACTGTCGCCGTTCCAGGTCGGCCTGCTCTCGGCGATCCCCTGGATCTGCGCCGTGATCGCGATGTACACGGTCAGCCACTTCACCGACGGCACCCCCGACCGCCGCCCCTACCTCGCCATCGCCCTGGTCCTGTCCGCCCTCGGCACCTTCCTGGCCACCCTGGGCTCCCCCTGGTTCGGCCTGGCCGCCATCACCCTGGCCGCGGTCGGCGGCAAGTGCGCGGCCACCCTGTTCTGGCCGATGGCCCAATCGGGGCTGGACCTGAAGATCGCCGCGCCCGGTCTGGCGGTCGTCAACTCCCTCGGAAACCTGGGCGGTTTCGTCTCCCCCACCCTCTTCGGCTACCTCAAGGACAGCACCGGCAGCACGAACGGCGGCCTCTACACCCTGTCCGCGGCCTCCCTCCTGGCGGTGCTCGGCGTGGCCTTCATCCGCCGCAACGGAGCCGCTACGACGGCCGCGACCGGCACGACCGGCACGACCGACGGGGTCGAGGCGGCAGACAGGGCGGACAAGGCCGACGAGCCCGACGCGGCGCAGGGCAAGGTCACGAGCAGGGAGGCGCGCTGA